AACCGCCAGTCCCCAGCCCAAACCGATTGTTGTGATTTCTCATGGCCTGAATTCCAATCGCGACTCTTATGGCTATTTAGCAGAACATCTTGCGTCTTATGGATTTGTGGTGGTCATGCCAGAACATATTGGCAGCAATACCAACCAGCTCCAAGCCTTGATGCTAGGGCGAGTGAAAGAGGTCACCCAACCAACAGAATTTCTGGATCGCCCCTTAGATGTGCAGTTTGTATTGGATGAACTGGAAAGGTTATCAACCTCTGATCCCATGCTTCAAGGGCAGTTAAATCTTGACCAGGTTGGCGTAATTGGCCAGTCTTTTGGCGGATATACAGCGCTAGCCTTAGCTGGGGCAACGATTAATTTTGAGCAACTTCAGCAAGATTGTGGGTCACGGCTCAAAGACACGATCAATATCTCCTTAATACTCCAGTGCCAAGTGATTAAGTTGCCTCAACGACGATATGAGCTAGCAGATCCTCGGATTAAAGGGTCGATCGCCATCAATCCAGTCACGAGTAGCGTGTTGGGTGAGACGCTTAGCCAAATCCAAACGCCAGTTATGTTTGTATCCGGCAGTGCCGATAAGGTGTCACCATCACTCCTAGAACAGGCCACTCCGTTTACATGGCTGACCGTGACAGATAAATATTTTGTCTTGATGCAGGGGGGCACCCATTTTTCCACCATTGATGCCGATCAGCCCCATGACTCACCATCTGAGTTCCAAGGACTTGCGGGTCCCTCCCCTGGAACAGCTAAAGCATACCTATCCGCGTTGAGTGTCGCTTTTATGAAACGGCATATCTTGGAAGACGCTAAGTTTGACACATATTTATCACCTCAATTCGTGGCGACTTTGAGACAGGGTAAACTCAAGCTCAATCTATCTAAGACCCTCTCTACCAATGAAATTTTAAATCCAGGCTAATCTAACACTGTCGTTTCTAAGAGCTAACTATTAGAAGAAAGAGCAAAGCTATCAGGCAGATGAGGTCTAGTTGATCATGCCTGCCTGAGAGATTGATGTTTTCTATTGCCGTAGCTACAACGGTGATGGTAAGAAACTGAAGTTATGAAAGATAGACATCCGGTCAAAATTCTTGAAAGCTTTTTGTGGCAGATGCTTCCAGGGAACTATCATCCCTATGGATATACATTTGATTGGAAAGTATCAAAACTATTCTTTGACCATGAGTTTTCAAATTTAGAAACTATCGAAGCTGATTTCCAACGCGAATATGGAGCTGTCGTTGCCAAAATTCAAGAGGTTTGGGGAGCCGCTGATTTTCAAAGGAACATCAACACTGGCTCTCCTGATTGGTATTGGAGCTACATTATCGAAATGAGTTGCTGGAATAAAGAAGAGGGCATAGCTTATGTTGCTTATCATAAAGAAGATAAAGAACTGCCCTATGAAATAACCCTTGGAACAATGTTCAAAGAAGCACTTGAAGAAGAATGGTGAGTACTGGGGTTCCTTAGTCGGCACGTTTAGTTCTTTGCAGTGAATTTATCTTGAAGTCAACGGATACATTTCTATTTGAGCTAGCAATCAGATGGTACAAACTCCTATCCAGCGCTTAACTTTAGCAGAGTTTTTGGCATTGCCAGAAACAGAACCGGCTAGCGAGTACATAGACGGACAAATTATCCAAAAACCTATGCCGCAAGGAAAGCACAGTTCGATTCAGACAGAATTATCGACTGCGATCAATGCTCAGCTACGGCCTAAAAAAATTGCCAGAGCCTTTTCAGAATTACGCTGTACATTTGGTGATCGATCAATCGTTCCCGATATCTCTGTTTTCAGTTGGGACAGAATTGCACGTGATCAGAATAGAGAGATCGCCAATGTTTTTCAACTGGCCCCAGATTGGATGATTGAAATCCTATCTCCCGATCAGAGTCATACTAAAGTGACTAAAAATATTCTGCATTGCCTCAATCATGGTGCTGAGATGGGATGGCTTATTGACCCAAGCGAAAAAGCAATCTTGGTGTATCGCCCCCAACAACAGACCTTAGTGTTTGATCAATCGACTGATGCACTGCCTGTACCTAAATTCGCTAGACCCATAACACTCACGATTGAAGTGGTGTTTAACTGGTTGCTGGAGTAATAGAGTTCTAGCAGATATGCTCAGGATTTATCAACTCCGTCTTTATCCAATGACTTAATGGAGCTAACAATAGATTTCTGGTTCGTTTGACAAGACATTAACGGAGCTATGCCAATAGTTTTTGGTTGAAAAGTTGAAGCATCGTTGAGATCTCGTTGATAATGTCTGAATGACTTATTGATGTTCTCTGCTGTATTGGCTAGAAATTGTGACAGAATCCGGACGCTATAAAAAGACCGTAAATCTCCCCAAAACCAAATTTGATATGCGCGCCAATGCGGTGAAGCGCGAACCTGAACTGCAAAAATTTTGGGCTGATCACCAGATTTACGAAAACCTGTCCCAGAATAATCCTGGAGATGTGTTTGTACTCCATGATGGGCCACCCTATGCCAACGGCGATCTACACATTGGTCATGCCCTCAACAAAATTCTCAAAGACATCATCAATAAGTTTCAGCTTTTGCAGGGTCGCAAAGTTCGCTATGTACCGGGTTGGGACTGTCACGGCTTACCGATTGAGCTAAAGGTACTGCAGAATATTCAGCCTGAAAATCGGGCCAAGCTGACACCACTGAAATTGCGGTGGAAGGCTCGGGATTTTGCCCTGAAAACTGTGGAGAAGCAGAGTAAGAGTTTCCAGCGGTATGGAGTTTGGGGGAATTGGGAGAACCCCTATCTAACATTGAAGCCAGAATATGAAGCGGCCCAGATTGGCGTCTTTGGCAAAATGGCCCTTAAGGGGTACATCTATCGGGGATTTAAGCCCGTCTATTGGAGTCCCAGCTCACAAACAGCCCTAGCCGAAGCCGAGCTGGAATATCCAGAAGGTCATACCTCCCGTAGTATCTATGTCACGTTTAAGGTGACTGGGCTATCGGAGGCTGCCCAGCCTTTGCTCGATGAGTATTTACCAACCCTTAAAGTCGCCATCTGGACAACGACGCCTTGGACCATTCCGGGAAATTTAGCGGTTAGTTTAAATCCTGACCTTACCTATGCAGTGGTGAAGGCAGGCGAAGATTATCTGATTGTGGCGGAAGACTTGGTGGAGACCTTGACGGAAACTTTGGAGTCCTCCTTCAAAATAATCAAGACCCTCCCTGGTAAAGCCCTAGAAAATTCCACCTACCAGCACCCACTGTTTGAGCGAGAAGGCCCCTTGGTCTTGGGTGACTATGTGACCACTGAGTCGGGGACGGGACTGGTGCATACTGCACCAGGGCATGGTCAAGAAGACTATCAGGTGGGTCAGCAATATGGTTTAGCAATGCTGTCTCCAGTAGATGGAGATGGCACGTTTACTGATGAGGCGGGTCCTTTCGCTGGGCTGAATGTCTTAAATGGCGGTAATGAAGCGGTAATTGAGGCACTACAGTCAGCAGGTGCCCTGTTAAAAGAAGAAAGCTATGCCCACAAATATCCCTACGATTGGCGGACCAAAAAGCCAGTGATCTTGCGAGCAACGGAGCAGTGGTTTGCGTCGGTGGATGGGTTTAGGGAGGCAGTATTGGATGCGATCGCAACCGTAAACTGGATTCCTGCCCAAGGAGAAAACCGCATTACTTCTATGGTCTCAGAGCGATCGGATTGGTGTATCTCGCGGCAGCGCAATTGGGGTGTACCCATTCCGGTGTTCTACAACGATGCCACGGGCGAACCTCTCCTGAATGAAGC
The genomic region above belongs to Acaryochloris sp. CCMEE 5410 and contains:
- the ileS gene encoding isoleucine--tRNA ligase → MTESGRYKKTVNLPKTKFDMRANAVKREPELQKFWADHQIYENLSQNNPGDVFVLHDGPPYANGDLHIGHALNKILKDIINKFQLLQGRKVRYVPGWDCHGLPIELKVLQNIQPENRAKLTPLKLRWKARDFALKTVEKQSKSFQRYGVWGNWENPYLTLKPEYEAAQIGVFGKMALKGYIYRGFKPVYWSPSSQTALAEAELEYPEGHTSRSIYVTFKVTGLSEAAQPLLDEYLPTLKVAIWTTTPWTIPGNLAVSLNPDLTYAVVKAGEDYLIVAEDLVETLTETLESSFKIIKTLPGKALENSTYQHPLFEREGPLVLGDYVTTESGTGLVHTAPGHGQEDYQVGQQYGLAMLSPVDGDGTFTDEAGPFAGLNVLNGGNEAVIEALQSAGALLKEESYAHKYPYDWRTKKPVILRATEQWFASVDGFREAVLDAIATVNWIPAQGENRITSMVSERSDWCISRQRNWGVPIPVFYNDATGEPLLNEATINHVQAIVAEKGSDAWWELDNDELLPEPYRSDGNTYRKGTDTMDVWFDSGSSWAAVCDQREPLKYPAEMYLEGSDQHRGWFQSSILTSVATNGHAPYKTVLTHGFVLDEQGRKMSKSIGNVVDPAIVIAGGKNQKQDPPYGADVLRLWVSSVDYASDVPLGKNILKQMADVYRKIRNTSRFLLGNLHDFDPAQDAVNYEDLPQLDRYMLHRITEVFTDVTEAFESFQFFRFFQTVQNFCVVDLSNFYLDTAKDRLYISEPNNPRRRSCQTVLAIALENLARAIAPVLSHMAEDIWQSLPYQTEHQSVFASGWMHLEDQWQNPDLASHWVVLREIRQEVNKVLEQARVEKQIGSSLESKVLLYVSDTDLRQQLAAMNPATGAGSNNVDELRYLFLASQVELLDTPKKLDRLMYQFQSETIGVGVVKADGQKCDRCWNYSTYVGQSKKHPLLCDRCEPIIENQITQGRISKSEDGSYQPTV
- a CDS encoding alpha/beta hydrolase produces the protein MLKRVAELGLAVGSAVWLSVHVHPKPARGAERIFGSFLSFEQSVSVESLETFAETGRITGDFIPYARYISPEQRPFLQNALQQKLAISPVAVSQFLYSDIGELMVRRIAKVIRPKSNQGGFYALRGALIVAAADPEGLTVLNFLKHYPIQGLKIDLDEGLAIFSQIRGLIRQTNTLIETLEKQTPDRPTDNPTRAALTQPGQFSWQQTTLTLSDQSPTRQNLTGQSRQFPVDLYLPQTASPQPKPIVVISHGLNSNRDSYGYLAEHLASYGFVVVMPEHIGSNTNQLQALMLGRVKEVTQPTEFLDRPLDVQFVLDELERLSTSDPMLQGQLNLDQVGVIGQSFGGYTALALAGATINFEQLQQDCGSRLKDTINISLILQCQVIKLPQRRYELADPRIKGSIAINPVTSSVLGETLSQIQTPVMFVSGSADKVSPSLLEQATPFTWLTVTDKYFVLMQGGTHFSTIDADQPHDSPSEFQGLAGPSPGTAKAYLSALSVAFMKRHILEDAKFDTYLSPQFVATLRQGKLKLNLSKTLSTNEILNPG
- a CDS encoding Uma2 family endonuclease — protein: MVQTPIQRLTLAEFLALPETEPASEYIDGQIIQKPMPQGKHSSIQTELSTAINAQLRPKKIARAFSELRCTFGDRSIVPDISVFSWDRIARDQNREIANVFQLAPDWMIEILSPDQSHTKVTKNILHCLNHGAEMGWLIDPSEKAILVYRPQQQTLVFDQSTDALPVPKFARPITLTIEVVFNWLLE